The DNA segment TCAGAATTACAAAGAACgtttcagaaaaatattcaggtTAAAAACAATATCTGTATTAACATTATTTggagattcattcattcatttatacaataagtatacattatcaaaaatctggtgtggcaaactcacacaactttccttgccgttatgaaaattaatcaactgacgctagtgttcccgcgcatatcaaatcactattctaagatctgagacagctggtgataggacaatagcgatgcagacacacgaagtctgctatctcttcatagtgaatgatttaatagaatcaacagttgccaacagtttgcaattgaataatcttattttctcgcatttcgagcttattttgaatgttaggtgaaaatgtcactcaACATAAATTggtagagattttcattctgaatcttttccacttaatttttttgtttaaattgtatctgaagcctgataattgggaatctaaaatcaaactttgcatagatggggcgcgctcctgaaatttttacagatatagacTTGtcgcagttgatatagcttatcaatgactatttcaggtatgaatttgatcaaatcgttggagccgttttcgagaaaatcgcgaaaaaccctgtttttgacaacttttttgccattttagccgccatcttggattgcatttgatcgaaattgttcgtgtcggatccttatagtgtaaggaccttacgttccaaatttcaagtcatccgttaactgggagatgagataggtgtacacagacgcacatacactcatacacacacaccacacccacaccacacacaacacaccacacatacacacacatacagaccataccaaaaaccactttttcggactcaggggacctcgaaacgtatagaaattcagaaattggggtaccttaatttttttcggaagcaatacttcccttacctatggtaatagggcaaggaaaggtAAAAAGataagagaggaaaaataaggtgaacttgtgctattcctctcccaatttgaaatgtttttagaTGTTTTGTAGCCAGTTTCAAATGTTTATTAGTTCATAAGaatttgttaattattcattcatacattgatacataggttacaatataattctcaactatgaatgattggggaaggaacaacaggcaaaaaattttatagttttttcaaagtttggaattttctaattaattgtgattgatttaattcaattttgaagtattttctatttgaaaataatttttgtgtgttttgaattgtaaattgagtgtgtaataggAGAATGAGTGACACATATCCtaactacatttggactgttgtataaattagaattggaaccgttttgggcgtaagcctgtggtactcttctgaaagttgtgtaattctgaatgattgaataaataaagcccaaaactgttcccttcccaaatttatatagaaattgtccaaaaataggttatgtttacacttcatgatttttgtccaattttgagtccaaaatatttaggctataaactagaaatttagaattaagaaaagttgaaaaccaaattaaattatGTTTCATTATAGTGATCAGAATTACTGGTCACCCATGAATTCAGCACACGTTGAAATACGGTATATATCTATAGATGCTTATAAAAAATCGGTAAAAGAAAATACAATTTCTGTAGATTATAATATGTATCTAGAGACAAGACATGACAATACCTGCTTATGTTCAGCCTCAGACTGAGATAGAGCTATAGCCAATTGtagttcctcttcttcttgcAGTTCTTCGTCTGATTTGCGAGGGGGTGGAGCCTGAAAAAAACATAAAGTTAGGAGCATAAAAATTGAGCACTGATATTGAAGCAAAATACTAGAATGGTCAGTTTTCgaaaaaaatatacatataGTTTTActatgtttttaattttgacAGATCAATAATGATTATGGTAACTTAAAGATTAACAATCACAATTTTGTCAATGCACGCATAACTTTATTTTCAGCTTGAATTTACTCTAGTGGGGAGAAAATAATTGTGTTCTTTTACACATAACGTAGCTATTTCTATATAGATCATTGTAATTCATTAGAAAAGTATAACcatggagaaaatatagcattaaGATGATATTcgatggtataggtcgtttatgttccaaattccaagccgATCTTTTATCTCGAACAACTACTGTCGTCTACTGCCAGTTactactgttttgttgaggtgagagtgtaaaaacggcacagtatgagagactaccagcgtcacatagcttcaccaaaaagaactaaagctgcgtttataccaaagttatcaacaaaatgttaattagATTggatataacttatcatacacatgatgatcatatgtgtttgtcaagtttcgttcaatctaatagaatctatatggattaagttattaacattttgttaataacttaacaagactatcggcttgagttaacattgaaaatttgaccataaacgccctatgccatgggatatcttctttaTACTATCTTGTCTCTATAGTATAACTTGTGAAATCACAACTTACCTGATTTTGTTTTGCCAAAGAACTGTTGAGATATTCAGAAGGCAGGTCTTCACtttttgtgggtggagaggagGATGTCCTAGAAAAGaagatttaataaataattaaacatGAAATTAGTTGAATGGTACCAACTTAATGGATGTATGAATAAACAAAGTCGGTACAAgcacagagaaaagatagcatgaagACGCTATCTTTCCTTTATGATACAAGTTCAAATCTTGTTAATCAATATGAATCTAGTCAACTGATTTACTTAAGTATGAACACAGAATAAGAACGAAAGTAAACTGAAAATGCTCGATGTGAAGAAACATAAGAGAacttaatataaaattattccatgacgtgaaacaaaaatttagaTTAAAGAACGGAGTTTAAGATCAATTACTTTTTCTTGTTGTTCATCTTAATGATGAAGGATAAGAACACCTACAGCATCAATAAATTGGATTCcaaaatataagaaaataaatattttaaaaacacaCCAGGgacctatttatttattcaatagaacaacaataaaatagtcagaaaagaaaaactagATTGCATGAGAAAAAACAACTAATAACATTAGTGGTCAGCTGTTTATTCTAATAAGAAATAAAGACGAACTAAAATATTAGCTTGTGTTCTATCATGCAACAGAGTCCtgtaaaggtaggcgcacacagatcgtcatcggacggacggcacgcatcggacgattataTTTGATgctttgttttcaattggagtgcgcatacccaTCCGCATCTtttaggtatgcgcactccaattgaaaacaaagcATCAAAtataatcgtccgatccgtccgatgcgtgccgtccgtttgatgacgatctgtgtgcgtctaccttaaTAGTCAACCGCATGAAGATAGTCCAATTGAAATTGGAACGGCTAAGTACCCCCTCACTCATAGACGTTAGGTTGATCACTCATAGGTGtatgattcaaagtggtggggggaacgccagcatgacatcacgtgtagtaaaaatgtgatagagtaaccacactgagcatacagtttattcactttatcttcaaatatatcgtcgtttaatctcctcaagattgacctagaactttggaattctccatacttatagcgaatgaatcaccgattctaatgatgttgttatatatttcaagttcaatcaacttttatgaataaaatgaagttgaaagttccTCTACAAtataaaa comes from the Nilaparvata lugens isolate BPH unplaced genomic scaffold, ASM1435652v1 scaffold7969, whole genome shotgun sequence genome and includes:
- the LOC120349036 gene encoding hepatocyte growth factor-regulated tyrosine kinase substrate-like, translated to IIAGGGQVFCGQFLPSSALCRIRNRKGVRVCDTCLANNSTKSTKTSSSPPTKSEDLPSEYLNSSLAKQNQAPPPRKSDEELQEEEELQLAIALSQSEAEHKQ